The following nucleotide sequence is from Cucumis melo cultivar AY chromosome 1, USDA_Cmelo_AY_1.0, whole genome shotgun sequence.
agagggtaaataatttattttttctatttttttttttgaaaaaaagctCTCTTTTTGTGAAAAGATGAATTCTTACCCTTTTGTTTTAaatctaaatatatatttatgaaaaaattcttcactaataaaattcaaaatatatagaaaatgaaatttgaacttaatttaaaaactaccattaaaaatataaatataaagaaGGAGAATAGTTTCTATAGGGACTCAATTTCCCAACAGTAGGTACTCGTCCTCAAATACATTGTTTTTCTCATAAAGGTAGGAATGGGGACCTTCATGGCCCCAGCTTGCTATGTTATCAACcataataaaagaagaatttaaatatatgatatttcGGTCAACAATACATATCTTAACCGGTTGAATTACATTGTTTTAAAATTGCAACCGCGAAGCAAATAACTAACTTATCTATAAAGTCTATACATTATGTTGTGTGTCAATACTTTTACTTCATTGATTGCACAATGTCTATAGAAGAAATTTCCATTTACGATCACACATGAAATTAGTTTACTAAACTTAATTTATTTCGAGTTATAGATATGTCTTATTAAACTTGGGTCAAAATTTAGGTAACATTCTTTTATCTCAACTTGAGGCTATATTATTCTAAGCCACACAAGTAATTgctttaaataacaaaatttgatAACTATACCCTAATCTAATTAATTCCACCATGAGTGCCAATGCAATATATACAAATAATAGAAAAACATGAGATTATGACACGTGTCAAACCATAAGGGTTAAAAGTTTGGTTATAATGATTTTTCTAACATTCCTTTTgttaggaaagaaaaaagaaaaagtatgtAATGCAAAGCTTGGTTGGTGACCAAAAATTACTTCATCTTCACCTACCTTGAAATAATAAATTAGGAATTTTTACTACAAACTTGGGTTGGTGATGATAGCAACATTTTAAgtgaagttttaaatttaaaaaattaaaataaaattcaattttagaTTTATTCGATAAAAGTTAAATCGAAAACTTGATTCttatagttaaaaaaaatagagaaaattgAGATTTTATATTCATGGTACCGACACTCGAGCCCCGCTTAATTTTAtcgtctttatataatatataaaaaaactatttaattttcaatactTGTAAGTAGCTTAGTAGTTACTGTTAGTCCCTTTCCAACTTAAGTTTGAGACTTACTtgtgtaatttatttattttttttatatttttcttgtaAATGTTATAGAGGCTAAAATATTTTGTTTCGTGTCCGATAAATTCACAAACTctcaaatttttgtttattctctaaatgtttaaattttatatctaaTGTATGATCATTTGATAACAACTAAAATTTAAGATTGCAAACACCTCTTAACTTCTAAAATTTGTTACTTACTACTAATGTTTGAAAACTAAAAtagtatttaaattttaatttatatttttaaaatttggttaaaGTTCAACTTTTTCCATAAAAactagaaaacaaaaataaattttatttcaaaaataaaaataattaccAAATGAGTATTCTAACCCATAATCGAAAGCATTTGAgatgaaaataaatttagtagCAAAATCAAAAGTTTAAGGCTTTATATTAgattattaaaaaattttaaaatatgttaaaagtgtgtaaaataatttcaaagtttcattagattttgaaaagcctaaaaatttaattttaaaattaaaaagtctacaaaacaaaatatcacaaataTCGAAgcaaactatatatatatgtgtgtatatatatatatatataaaagaccAAACACTTTACAAAATAGCTTATAAAAGAAGCAAATCTTTAACGTCTTTCTTGATTTCATGACACGCGTGAGTTTTGTTTTTCTAGTTGAAATAAAATTCAACAAACATATACATCAAACAATgagaaaaattttcaaaatccaaaaaattaccataacaataacaatagaaAATTACTTTTGTTTTAGTATCAAGTTTGAAATAATAAGTATGATtgattcttttaaaatattgcatttttttttagttattaattACTCATGGAAATTTGATCCACTTGGTGGTGACATTTTGCCTTAAAATGAGTGCGAAAGGGGAGGCGTTGTTGAGTCGCATTCATGGCCGCGTGTTTCCAAGCAATATCTCTGTTTATCCTTTCACTTCAACCCAATTTTACtgtggtaaaaaaaaaaagaatttaactttttcttaatttctttttgctttttcaGATTTAAATTAGACGCGTAATAAATTAACTAATAGCTATCCACCAATCATCATCCTCCACAAACTCTTTTGTATATTGCACATTTTCCATCCACATTCATCACATTTTTTAGAATTCAAATAAACATTTTCATCCCCATGCttttaatctttccatttttaattcatatacatttcataaatcttaaataaatatttaatgttacaatggatttttttttaatgtagtaatttttttttactataatataattttgaaaacaattatTACATATAATACTTTTTAGtgaaaattattattgatttgaccgattttgataaaaatttaggatttaaattcaaataatagAGGAGTTTAACCCtaattattttataaagttAACTTATAAATATTGGATCGACCATGACATTCAAAAATCGATCttataaaataaatgtaaagGGTAAACAATTCTTCCTTGCTTAACCCAAGCTATATATTTATGCACTAATTTAGGTATTAGAGTATATTCAGTTGAACACCACCTACCAATGCTAGTACTTTAATCAGTCAATTCTAACTTCGATAATATATCTCAACCAAATTAGTGAAAAAGAGTCGTAAATGAAAAATTATGTACCAAGATattctatttgtttttttttttttttttttaagtttaaatatctcaaagaTAATACCTAAAACGTTTTCTCCTCGTACAAAGATTCCTCATTTACTTTTTATTGTCGTAAACTCTAATACAATAAACTAAAACAAGTACAAATACACTAGCTTTAGAAATCTACTTTTTATTGAAACCAAAACCAATAATTCAACATTTCATTTTCACCGACAAACCTTTGTAAACAATTGAAGTAATTTTTGTTGGTACTATAAATAGTAACATCAAGTCTTCAAGTGCATCATATCAACCAAGACATGTTCTTAAAAGCGACACTAAAAGATTTAAAACCAAAAGCATTTATGAAATCCGAACTTAATCAAATCCTAAATATTTttcacttaaaaaaaaaaaaattggaagaaaAATTGACATAAATGGGATATTTTCGTTTTCAAACTGGCAAGCCAGCATGCACCACGTTGTTGACGTGTCCTTCCACGtcggaaaaaaaaatattaccatagtaaaaagagaataaaatgAAAGTCGTTGACTCTCCCTTAGTCGGAGGAAGCGCGTGAAGCTGAAGCCGGATTAGAAATCGGCAATAACCCCGACACGTCATCGAAATGCTAGTATCAAATATTGTCCGTTGGATCTTCCTTCACCAACTCTATTTGAACGGCCACGATCTTCCAGGTCCAACGGTTCGGAAGAATCTTTTCGAAATTCCATGGCTAGTCCCTACACTCCTCCCTATTGGCTCCCTAGGGCATCCCGACCGGTTATTCCGGTTGCCGGGAAGGTGGCTGGACGCTATAAATACCCGCTTTGTTCATCTCGTAGTCCTTGTACCGTTGAGCTTCGCCTTCTAATAGAGCTCTGGTTCGGTTGGCGTATTAGCTCGAATTCTTTCTCTCTTCCAGATCTACGCTGCCGATTTCATCAGGTTTGCGAGCTCTGTTccaccatttttcttttactgAAGCTTTGAGCATGCTTGTGATTCTTCATTTCCTCATTTCTTTGATGGTTTATGAAAGAATTTAGGggaattttctctttttgtaTTCTAGTGGTACTGGTAGATTTGTTTGAAGTTTGTTTCTCTTCTTCTGAGAAGTGAATTCTTCCAGATCTGACAGTtgcttttgattttttctttggGAATTAGTGAATGATACTTCGATACTGTTTTTTGCTCTCTGAGATTCTGGATCTCGGGCCTTGGGGTTTTCTATTGTCTTTTGGTAGCTATGTTTCGTTTGTCAGCTTGTATTTGTCATTGTTGAATGGTTCGATCCGgtttgtaaataaaataaattttgtaggCGCACTTGTTTTCCACGGTTTTCGTGTTACGGTTTCATGATTCCCTAGATCTCTGGTTAGAACTAAGTTTTTTGTCGGTAATTGGATTTGGTAAGGGACTGTTACTGTGGTTGAATTGTAGATCCAGTCATCTTCTACATGATTGTAGGATTCCTTAGGGCAGATCTTgtgttttataattttaattttgttgtttCCCTGATTTTGAACCTGTTTGGTTGTTCAGATTCGTCGAGTCATTTCCATTCATTAAAAGTttctataattttatttgaatcTTCTGAATCTGTGCTTGTATTACCCAGATTTCTATAAACCTATCTTGATTTCAAGTGTGCTATGTGGTAACTGTTGATATTTTCAAGCTTAAGCAATACTGATGTGACTAAAACTTAACTAATGAACTGAATGTTTTTTGTACACGAACTAATATGGTGTTTTGTTATGTTTCAGAGATGGAGACCTTTCTATTTACCTCTGAATCCGTAAATGAGGGTCACCCCGACAAGCTCTGTGACCAGATCTCCGATGCGGTGCTTGACGCCTGCCTAGCTCAGGACCCCGACAGCAAGGTCGCCTGTGAGACCTGCAGCAAGACTAACATGGTCATGGTCTTTGGAGAGATCACCACCAAGGCCAATGTGGACTATGAAAAGATTGTTCGTGACACATGCCGAAACATTGGATTCGTTTCTGACGATGTCGGTCTTGATGCTGACAACTGCAAGGTCCTGGTTAACATTGAGCAGCAGAGCCCAGATATTGCTCAGGGTGTTCACGGCCACTTCACAAAGCGCCCTGAGGAGATTGGCGCTGGTGACCAAGGGCACATGTTTGGCTATGCCACTGATGAAACCCCTGAATTGATGCCTCTTAGCCATGTCCTCGCCACCAAATTGGGTGCTCGCCTCACTGAAGTTAGAAAGAATGGCACCTGCCCCTGGTTGAGACCTGATGGCAAGACCCAAGTCACTGTTGAATACTACAACGACAATGGCGCCATGGTACCCGTCCGTGTCCACACAGTTCTGATCTCCACCCAACACGACGAAACCGTCACCAATGACGAAATCGCCACAGACCTCAAAGAGCATGTCATCAAGCCAGTCATCCCCGAGAAGTACCTCGACGAGAAGACCATCTTCCACCTTAACCCTTCAGGCCGTTTCGTCATTGGTGGCCCCCATGGTGATGCAGGTCTTACCGGACGCAAGATCATCATCGACACCTACGGTGGTTGGGGAGCTCACGGTGGTGGTGCTTTCTCCGGAAAGGATCCCACCAAGGTCGACAGGAGTGGTGCCTACATTGTGAGACAGGCTGCTAAGAGCATTGTCGCCAGTGGGCTTGCACGTAGGTGCATTGTCCAAGTCTCTTACGCCATCGGTGTGCCAGAGCCACTATCCGTTTTCGTCGATACATACAAAACCGGGAAGATCCCCGACAAGGAAATCCTGCAAATCGTGAAGGAGAACTTCGACTTCAGGCCGGGAATGATCACCATCAACCTTGATCTAAAGAGGGGTGGCAATGGCAGATTCTTGAAGACTGCTGCATATGGACACTTTGGAAGGGACGACCCAGATTTCACCTGGGAAACTGTGAAGCCACTCAAGTGGGAGAAGCCTCAATCTTAAATCGGATAGGATTCGGTTGGTGGTCTCTAATTCCTTACAATTCAATATCTGGGATTGTTGTTACTTCCTCATGAATGATTTTCGtgttatctttttcttttttttttctgctgctTTATGTTCTCCAAAAGCAAATTATATTTGTTCTATTTCCTTTTCCTAGTTTAAATTTTcttgtaatatttttaaaattctaaataCTATCAATGGAATGAAAAAGCATTTTGTTAAGTAACCCTACTTGCTTAACTGACCTAATCATAAACCTAACAACCATCAAATTAAAACATTTTATACAATTAAAGTTGagataattatataaatattacATTGGCTTCTACCATAAATTAAAGCGTCATTACTTGCTTACATGTTTTGACGTTTTTTGTTTGTCTAATGTCAAACCTGTGCATTTTCTTCAATAAATTACATGTCAATTGAGGTCAGCATATAATTGGTGATGTCCATCTTTAATTATCAATTTAGAGACAATAATAAGATTGGGAATTTAAATAAACCTCAATTGGAAACTCAATGTGACCAAAAAccattttcttaaataaaataatctaGAAAAGAATTAGTTAttagttattaaaaatattatattgtggCTCTCAAAACCCTCTTTTCTCAAATCAAACTTTAGCTAATGATATAGTCAAAGCTTAGTCAATTGGACTTGCTTTCATTTTGAACATAGGTTTTTGGTTTTTGTAGGGACcaaaaatgagaaaaagaaaatctgaTTTTGGAAATTACTAGTAactttaattattaaaaaaaaaaaaaaaaaagatttccaCATAAGAAAATTCTCCTAAACCTAAGTTTTGAAGAATATGTGAATATGTGTatgatttaaaatataaattttagttttaaattttaaaaatagatctaaaatgtctttaaagtatttatttgaatgatttaaaataactatatgttttcaaaaaataattgtCCAAAGAATTgataatttctaaaaattatctttttatttaaaatgatatatatagttatttaaaatactatttaaatatctttcaaacatatataaaaaaatttggaGACTTAGaataacatattttaaaaacttaaaagcAAGCACATTTATTCTAAAAAAACATGGCGATAATTATCAAAACTTAACTAAACTCATCCCTCCTATATTGAAGACTAAAAACATAATTTTCTCGAGTCTTAAATTCATGGGTTAACGGGAGAAAAATCTTGCAAATATCTTGAGTGTCCATCGATTGATACTTATTAAGTTGATACGTCCATTTTCTTTGCGAGAATGGGCCATGACGAAGACTTGCCTTGTTCTTGTTAATGTAGAAATTAGGGAGGcaatggaagaagaaagaataatCTTTGTAAACTAAATAGATATCTTAGGTCTTTTCGTTCATTCATTTGATCTAtattcttcatgtagcattcaaaccaaatgactctatgaaattataTAAATACTTCCAAATATTACGAGTAATGTAGGAGACGTTCTCAAATTTTCCCTTTAGGAATTCTTAGAATTACTGATGCTTAGCTTTCATTTTGCTTCACcatcaaataaaacataaataacCCATCGTCTTCGATCTTTTTGAAACAAGGAAAGCTTCTGGTtatgtcggtgcttgaaacaatataatttagtttattccatattactatatccctagagtcaataattctatatgaggaactactaaACTCAATCACTTGTTATCGTTACTTTTCAGTTTTCtattgaggtctatcctgtggattGGTGATACTCAAATTGGGTCAGCAATCGATTTCTAGATTTTGTCGTAAAACTATTTAGTTGGAAGTGTGAGAAAACTGTGAATAAATGGGATTGCTTAAGTAAAACTTTACTTGATTTGATTCTTGGAATGAATTGATTAGCATTTAACTGTATGGAGAGTACAATTTGTAATATGTGTGATTGAATTATTTCTTTCTAATGTATGTGATTTTTTGGTTCTTAAAAACTTGAGAAATTTGAATATAGATAGAAAATTTTCAAGTGGCAAACTTGGGTCGGCTTTAATAAGATCTAAATATGGGCTGGCTCGCTGGACCATGTTGGGCCAAAGGGCCCATATCACTAAAACCATTTTAATCCAAAATTGCACAAAATTGACTGTCCTTAGACTTACTTTACAGTAATTAAAAGTAAAACTATAGAAATTTGACTTTTACATTTACCTGGTCACGTCAAAATTTAAACCACCATTTTCGAAAATTGCATTTGCTTTGTTCTATAACCCTTTTCCCTTTTTAAACCTTAAACCTTGCATTAGTTATAGATACAACTCAATTCACCTAAAAATCATGTTCTAAGCTTAATATATGAAtataatttaacaataaactATATATCATAATCTAATcgatttaattttattacattCAATTGTAACTTTATTTAGTAAAGTCAAAGATATCAATataaaaatttagaaatgaCAAAATACATTATTATAAACGGTTTTGTCGTTATCATTTAATTTGACCTACATTTTTAAAACCAATATAATTATTGATTACCATCCATAATATTTCATCAACTCTCAATTTAGAATattcctttattattattattatgttttcaGCTTTAACAGCAATTTTGACATTAatcaaaactattaaaaaacGACATGAAGTAATAAGATATTAATTCCATGTGAGACGACTTGTCGTTTTTCCAATTTCTTGGTCAACTACAGCTCTCCTATCAATACCATTCCGCCACCTCATCCATCAACTTGCACTTTCCAAAGCCATCCTCAGCCGTCGATCTTTACGACTTCGATGGTCAAAATACCGATCAAAGATCAACGGCTGCGATTTTAAATTGGAGTGGAGGCTCAAATTCTTTTATCTACGAATCGTTGCCCCCAaagttctcttcatttgcaGTTACTGCTTGGAATAAATGGATGAATATGAAACGTAATTACTCTGTCTCAATGCGTATTACAAACGGAAGATGAAGTAGGAAGCTAAAGTCGTCGGAAAAAGTTGATCGGAAGTAGGAGGACGACTGGCGAAGTTGAACGAAGTCAAGTCAAAGATAGCTCGACGACTTCGTTCTACCAAGTAGTCGGCTGCTTTGAGGTTTTCGCTTTGgtgtatttattattatattatagcCTCCGTTCTGAACGCGAGCGACCTGTCGTTACTCTGATTGAAGCATTGTGGACTTGTTTCTgtggaatttcatatctgatcaACGGTATGAATCGGTTTCTTGTCATTTTTACTAGCTACCTATTGAATCGCTGATGTTTTCTTCTCTTTAAATGTTAAAGAACATGCATGATGTTGTTGTGCTTTGCTTTACTAGGTCCGCAAAATTAGGCTCAATTTGCTATCAGTGAGGATTTCGGAGTTTTAGCTTGTGAATTGTGATCGACGAGGTGATTTATCGCCTTCTTTTTCGTTAGTTATGTTAATCTTCTTGataacgattttttttttctgagaACTGCATGTACGTGAGGCTTTTTGTCGGAacgttttcttttttattggtTTGTTTTACTCTTTCTTTTGATGTAGCTAGATATATTTTTCGAAATCCAACCCAATGTCAATCAGTGTTCTTGCGAGCCCTTgttaatatttgtttaatttccGGTTCTCTAGTGTTTGTTTGAATTCTTCGTGTGAAGTTGAACACATTTCTGGTTAATACTTCCTGTTTGTAAGGCTGTTGATCATCTGTTCTAAACGACGACATTTTTTCGTTTTCTGTAATGTCATCTAAGCAATATTGTAAGACGAAGACCATAAAGTAATTAGTTGTTCTAACGACTATTTTTGCACTTGAAGATGGACAAAGATTTCCAATGATTTTTATTGACTTACTATTTTTGGCATCAGTTGGCGCATCTGTCAATAAAGAAAACAATGGGATGCTTTGGTTGCTGCGAAGAAGATGCTATCCAGAAGGCTGCTGATAATAGCAACACGTACCAAGTAAAAACTTCAGCAGGTAATCGTAGCAAGGCACTAAATTTCAACCGTACTGAGAGTGATATATTCTCATACCATAATTCATAAACGCATTGAATGGAATCAACAGGAGCTGCTGGTCTGAACACGGATTTATGTTACGTATGAAATGTTATCACTTTGATTTTTAGATGCTCCTTTAGCGTATTAGGGAGGATATCAGGCCTTATCTCTATGCCATTTAATGCGACTGTGATATGTGTTTGATTCTTTTTGAACTTTCTCGTTGTGTGTGTTCTGTACTTCTGTATAAAATTGAGAACAGTCTAATGTCTCTGTTCTTGTCTCTTTCAAGTGGAATAGGATTTcacaaaatagtaaaaaaagtaAACCTTTATCATGTAGGAACTGATGAAAGCTATCACAAACGGCAAACGGCACCTAAAAGTCCTCCAATAATGAAAATCCTGCCCATTGAAGTCCCTGCCATATCATTTGAGGAACTAAAGGAGGTTACCAAAAATTTTGATGCCGACTGTTTGATTGGAGAGGGTTCCTACGGTAGAGTATACTATGGGGTATTTAAAAGTGGGCAGACTGTGGGAATCAAAAAGTTGGATGCTAGCAAACAATCAGATGATGAATTCTTGTCCCAGGTTCTTTTGACTACACTAATTCAAGTTGTAGTGTGTTATTTAAAATTAGTCATCACTATATATATTGACTAATTGTTCAAACTAATAGGTCTCCATGGTTTCAAGACTAAAGCACGAAAATTTTCTGAACTTGATTGGGTACTGTGTTGGTGGCAATTCTCGAATTCTTGCATATGAGTATGCTTCAAACGGATCTCTTCATGACATTTTACACGGTACATGTGATCAACATTTGAGCGTTGAGTTGTTGAATGCATGATCtttgtttgttattttctttcattattcctcAAAACGAAGGCAAGGTGGGTTGCTTGCCTATGCAATCTGATTGAGAAATTCAAGTTTGCATACCCTCTGCAGTTGTATTTGATTAATGCTTTGAAGGCTGATTGATATTATCATGACATGTGTCCAATGCAGGGAGGAAAGGAGTCAAAGGATCTCAGCCCGGCCCTGTTCTTTCCTGGGCACAAAGAGTAAAAATTGCTGTAGGTGCTGCAAAGGGGTTGGAGTATTTGCACGAAAAGGTCGATCCTCATATCGTCCATCGTGACATAAAATCCAGCAACGTACTAATATTTGATGATGATTTGGCAAAAATTGCTGACTTTGATTTGTCAAACCAAGCCCCTGATATGGCTGCACGGCTTCACTCCACCCGTGTTCTTGGAACCTTTGGCTATCATGCTCCGGAGTAAGTTGATTCTGATGTTATTTCACATACTTCAGTGTGAATTTCACTTTTCTGCATTTAATCCCACGCTTGAAACTGGCATATTGAAATTAAAGGTGCTTACTGCTTAGATGTTCTCCCATATCTAACTATTTTAGCCCATTCAAGCACTAGGTTAATGGGCTCCCCGTAAACGAATACACACAAAAGGTACAGCTAACAACTAGGAAACAGAGACTAGGGCCTAGTGGTTGGGtcaacttactgatcatggccCACTTGGCCTGGCCACTGTAAAAACCACCCTGCTTCTTTGATGCACCAAAGAATTCACATATGGTACCTTTATAAAGATTGTGAATTAACCGAGAAGAAAAAGTTCTCTTAACTAGCTCTAGCCGCTAATTgcagtttttttcttttacatcaAGACAGCCAACTCCCAAGCTATAATATTTAATAACTGCCGGCTCAACTAATGAGGAGAATTAGGATAATCATTATATTTTAGGTAACATTTAGTTTAGTTGTTAATTTGGATTAATTAGTGATTAATTAGTTGTTTTTCTTATTTGCTTGTCTATAATTAGCTAATTTAGGCTTGTAATAGAGAGCTTTTGAATATCATTTGAATTATTACTTTGTTCTTGGGGAGTGTTCTCTCATCTTGGTAACGAATTTGGCTTAATACCTTTTCTGTTGTATCATATCTTAGATATGAAATAACACAACTCAACAGACTTCATTAGCAACTAATAGAAGATCcttgagaaaaataaaactgcAGATGATTTTGAACACATGAATATCATTATTGATATAATCGAAAGTTGCAGGTTGCTTCCCTATAATTAATTTTCCAAGTTTGAATGTAAGACATCACTACATAATCATAATATAGCATTATCAATAAGCTAAATGTTGTGGGTGGCTTCCCATTTTGAAAATTACAGATACGCAATGACTGGACAATTGAATGCCAAGAGTGATGTGTACAGCTTTGGTGTTGTCCTGCTTGAACTTTTGACAGGAAGAAAGCCAGTTGATCATACATTACCTCGAGGACAGCAAAGCCTCGTGACATGGGTATGTTTTTTACTTTTGTATGCTTATACTCTTCTAATCTTCCTCCCTTTATCTACCTAATTTCTGAGCAGCTTGAGACTTTGAAATTTTTTGAAACGT
It contains:
- the LOC103499979 gene encoding S-adenosylmethionine synthase 2-like — encoded protein: METFLFTSESVNEGHPDKLCDQISDAVLDACLAQDPDSKVACETCSKTNMVMVFGEITTKANVDYEKIVRDTCRNIGFVSDDVGLDADNCKVLVNIEQQSPDIAQGVHGHFTKRPEEIGAGDQGHMFGYATDETPELMPLSHVLATKLGARLTEVRKNGTCPWLRPDGKTQVTVEYYNDNGAMVPVRVHTVLISTQHDETVTNDEIATDLKEHVIKPVIPEKYLDEKTIFHLNPSGRFVIGGPHGDAGLTGRKIIIDTYGGWGAHGGGAFSGKDPTKVDRSGAYIVRQAAKSIVASGLARRCIVQVSYAIGVPEPLSVFVDTYKTGKIPDKEILQIVKENFDFRPGMITINLDLKRGGNGRFLKTAAYGHFGRDDPDFTWETVKPLKWEKPQS
- the LOC103499978 gene encoding probable receptor-like protein kinase At2g47060, which gives rise to MGCFGCCEEDAIQKAADNSNTYQVKTSAGTDESYHKRQTAPKSPPIMKILPIEVPAISFEELKEVTKNFDADCLIGEGSYGRVYYGVFKSGQTVGIKKLDASKQSDDEFLSQVSMVSRLKHENFLNLIGYCVGGNSRILAYEYASNGSLHDILHGRKGVKGSQPGPVLSWAQRVKIAVGAAKGLEYLHEKVDPHIVHRDIKSSNVLIFDDDLAKIADFDLSNQAPDMAARLHSTRVLGTFGYHAPEYAMTGQLNAKSDVYSFGVVLLELLTGRKPVDHTLPRGQQSLVTWATPKLCEDKVKQCVDAKLGNEYPPKSVAKFAAVAALCVQYEADFRPNMSIVVKALQPLLNARPGP